The following proteins come from a genomic window of Timaviella obliquedivisa GSE-PSE-MK23-08B:
- a CDS encoding M23 family metallopeptidase, producing MVLTLPTYNPTMVVSDIAPGGFDHPAGKGLIQFNIRILTSRNEVVIDFGEFEDLISWRNTISVEGASGSFTFRMRVSLCNEELLKKIHPGLVVEAYCARNDDSLRGVIRDPSVIRSTIADAVPGRVIRTPEDGETSVQVYDPTTEPIFPTNPDPVEDAYLDKAPYLLLRGIITDYGRSSGDGASFLFVTGESYGKLYKDAFVLTDLHAPSPFTQALEVRKETQIEDGAAIIYYRLLRDWVEHFWEEETGWEARTRPIPYPPNYVARINNEGSVWSNLQFLSVEGFFHMFVDHTGAIVWEKLPYSGKDRALIPGREWEDLPMLAIPSWKILNWSDRLSEQGVTNYLRCCATQQASSGGQEQAAEAGFIYNMGSIRQYGGPNKREFYFPIGIQDIDNWYTSPPRRAQQAQNNTFLDYCAIEAIYWYDRPIQRVGVTVRGEAAWRIHTRVNLKEDWHCPDAVPGEYYVVSVTHQLDIETGAWSSDLELLRDRRQRYLGIGVGATQQIGNLLPPLSAGVQVNSLDWRIGDTVTNNGFNFVFPDDPDIEVDNQAELYPDEYWFYDRTSNKIINIGGDALAWANENIAPKLGQNDQAITIPNSTLITTYPPVTEAIAPYGVVDLGKEVFGANNIYQFAIDQAGNRFVNVPAPASGRVVRSEFLQGLGNTVEIQGADALNFQLSLLDTIAVRPGQQVNQGQTIGTQGDNLRLQILQNGIPADSSISDTLAADYLNFLRGN from the coding sequence ATGGTTCTAACTTTGCCAACTTACAACCCCACGATGGTCGTTAGCGACATCGCTCCTGGCGGCTTCGACCATCCAGCGGGAAAGGGTCTGATTCAATTCAATATCCGCATCCTCACCAGCAGAAATGAGGTCGTTATTGATTTCGGGGAATTCGAGGATCTGATCTCGTGGCGTAACACCATCAGCGTAGAAGGTGCATCAGGTTCATTTACCTTCAGAATGCGAGTAAGCCTGTGCAATGAAGAACTGCTTAAAAAAATCCATCCTGGCTTGGTTGTTGAGGCTTACTGCGCTCGTAACGATGATTCACTCAGGGGTGTAATTCGTGATCCGTCAGTCATCCGAAGCACGATCGCTGATGCAGTTCCAGGGAGGGTAATTAGAACCCCTGAAGATGGCGAAACATCGGTACAGGTTTACGATCCAACAACTGAACCGATATTCCCAACTAACCCAGACCCCGTAGAGGACGCTTATTTAGATAAAGCACCCTATCTGCTGCTGCGAGGGATTATCACCGATTACGGGCGATCAAGCGGTGATGGAGCTAGCTTCCTATTTGTCACAGGTGAAAGCTACGGCAAGCTGTACAAAGATGCTTTTGTCCTCACTGATCTTCATGCTCCCAGCCCGTTTACACAAGCCTTGGAAGTTCGCAAAGAAACTCAAATTGAGGACGGTGCAGCAATCATTTACTACCGATTGTTGCGTGACTGGGTAGAGCATTTCTGGGAAGAAGAAACAGGATGGGAAGCTCGAACCCGACCGATTCCCTATCCTCCTAACTACGTAGCGCGTATCAATAATGAGGGTTCTGTCTGGTCAAATCTTCAGTTCCTAAGTGTGGAAGGATTTTTTCACATGTTCGTAGACCACACTGGGGCGATCGTCTGGGAAAAGCTACCTTACTCAGGCAAAGATAGAGCGCTGATACCTGGGCGGGAATGGGAAGATTTGCCCATGTTGGCGATACCAAGCTGGAAGATCTTGAACTGGAGCGATCGCCTCTCAGAGCAGGGTGTGACCAATTACCTCCGCTGCTGCGCCACTCAACAAGCAAGCTCTGGCGGGCAGGAGCAGGCGGCAGAGGCGGGTTTTATTTACAACATGGGCAGTATTCGACAATATGGTGGGCCTAACAAGAGAGAGTTCTATTTCCCGATTGGCATTCAGGATATTGATAACTGGTACACATCCCCACCTAGAAGGGCGCAACAGGCGCAGAACAACACATTCTTAGACTACTGCGCGATCGAAGCTATCTATTGGTACGATCGCCCCATTCAACGAGTCGGTGTAACAGTGCGCGGTGAGGCAGCATGGCGGATTCATACTCGTGTCAACCTTAAAGAAGATTGGCATTGTCCTGATGCAGTTCCCGGTGAGTATTATGTGGTGTCAGTCACCCATCAGCTTGATATTGAGACTGGAGCATGGAGCTCTGACTTGGAGTTGTTGCGCGATCGCCGTCAGCGTTATCTCGGCATTGGCGTAGGTGCAACCCAGCAGATCGGGAACCTACTTCCGCCGTTGTCTGCGGGCGTGCAGGTCAACTCATTGGATTGGAGAATCGGAGACACGGTGACCAATAACGGCTTTAATTTTGTTTTTCCCGACGATCCAGATATTGAGGTAGACAACCAAGCAGAGCTATACCCTGATGAATACTGGTTTTACGATCGCACATCTAATAAAATCATCAACATCGGTGGTGATGCCCTGGCGTGGGCTAATGAAAACATCGCTCCTAAATTAGGGCAGAATGATCAAGCAATTACCATTCCTAACTCAACCTTGATCACGACTTATCCACCCGTCACAGAGGCGATCGCCCCTTATGGCGTGGTCGATTTAGGGAAAGAAGTATTTGGCGCAAATAATATTTATCAGTTCGCTATTGACCAGGCAGGCAACAGGTTTGTTAACGTTCCGGCTCCAGCATCGGGGCGGGTGGTGCGATCGGAATTCTTACAAGGCTTGGGTAACACGGTAGAGATTCAAGGCGCGGATGCCTTGAATTTTCAGTTGTCGTTACTAGATACGATTGCTGTTCGACCAGGGCAGCAGGTGAACCAAGGGCAAACGATCGGAACTCAGGGCGATAATTTGCGGTTACAGATTCTACAAAATGGCATCCCTGCTGATTCGAGCATTTCGGATACTCTAGCGGCTGACTATCTCAACTTTTTGCGCGGGAATTGA
- a CDS encoding RusA family crossover junction endodeoxyribonuclease yields the protein MTPITFKLSGGIVPKARARVTRHGTFMPKNYQNWKTAAIVDFRLQYAALGQVEALEGVSVDILLSGKHSRRGDLDNISGAVLDALVQGGILRNDNLICVLALSIRLDYGKAEPITQINIAPILCTTGTG from the coding sequence ATGACTCCCATTACTTTTAAGTTGTCTGGGGGGATTGTCCCCAAAGCGCGGGCGCGGGTAACTCGTCATGGGACGTTCATGCCGAAAAATTACCAGAATTGGAAGACAGCGGCGATCGTAGATTTTCGGCTTCAGTATGCGGCTCTGGGGCAGGTTGAGGCTTTAGAAGGGGTGAGCGTTGATATCCTTTTGTCAGGTAAGCATTCTCGCCGTGGCGACTTAGACAATATTAGTGGGGCAGTTTTGGATGCCTTGGTTCAGGGTGGCATCCTGCGTAATGACAATTTAATCTGTGTGCTGGCGCTTAGTATCCGGCTGGATTATGGCAAGGCTGAGCCAATAACTCAAATCAACATTGCTCCCATTCTCTGTACTACTGGCACTGGCTGA